A genomic region of Alkalilimnicola sp. S0819 contains the following coding sequences:
- a CDS encoding acetyl-CoA C-acyltransferase family protein → MNNSREVVVVGAARTAIGAYGGSLKDVPLADLATLAIKEAVSRSGAQAEDIGHTVLGNVIHTEKRDMYISRLASVNAGLPHSTPALTLNRLCGSGLQAIVTAAQQIELGQADMAVGGGAEAMSRAPFWLPTTRWGQRMGDGQILDAMVGALTDPFESCHMGITAENIAEKWKISREDQDAFAAEAQRRGVKAVQDGVFKDQIVPVEIKTRKGVNVFDTDENPREVSTEKLAGMRPVFKKDGSVTAGNASSINDGAAAVVLAERGVAEAKGLKPLARLVGYSVAGVDPQYMGIGPVPAIKQLLADTGVAKEDIDLWELNEAFASQALAVVRDLELDEAKVNPNGSGISLGHPIGATGAILTVKSVYELQRTGGRYAVVSMCIGGGQGIAALFERL, encoded by the coding sequence ATGAACAACAGCCGTGAAGTCGTAGTCGTCGGAGCCGCACGTACCGCCATCGGTGCCTATGGTGGCAGCCTGAAGGATGTGCCCCTGGCCGATCTGGCCACCCTGGCCATCAAGGAGGCGGTGAGCCGCTCCGGTGCGCAGGCCGAGGATATCGGTCACACCGTGCTGGGTAACGTGATTCACACCGAGAAACGGGATATGTACATCTCCCGTCTGGCTTCGGTGAACGCCGGTCTGCCCCATTCCACTCCCGCCCTGACCCTGAACCGCCTGTGCGGCAGCGGCCTGCAGGCCATCGTCACCGCCGCGCAGCAGATCGAGCTGGGCCAGGCGGACATGGCCGTGGGTGGCGGCGCCGAGGCCATGAGCCGCGCGCCCTTCTGGCTGCCGACGACCCGCTGGGGGCAGCGCATGGGTGACGGCCAGATCCTGGACGCCATGGTGGGCGCGCTCACCGATCCTTTCGAGTCCTGCCACATGGGCATCACCGCCGAGAACATCGCCGAGAAGTGGAAGATCTCCCGCGAGGACCAGGATGCCTTCGCCGCGGAAGCCCAGCGTCGGGGCGTGAAGGCCGTGCAGGATGGCGTGTTCAAGGACCAGATCGTCCCGGTGGAGATCAAGACCCGCAAGGGCGTGAACGTCTTCGACACCGACGAGAACCCGCGTGAGGTTTCCACCGAGAAGCTCGCCGGCATGCGCCCGGTGTTCAAGAAGGACGGTTCGGTCACCGCTGGCAACGCGTCCTCCATCAACGACGGCGCCGCCGCCGTGGTGCTGGCCGAGCGGGGTGTCGCCGAAGCCAAGGGCCTGAAGCCCCTGGCGCGCCTGGTGGGCTACAGCGTGGCCGGTGTCGATCCGCAGTACATGGGCATCGGCCCGGTGCCGGCGATCAAGCAGCTGCTGGCCGACACCGGTGTCGCCAAGGAAGACATCGACCTGTGGGAGCTGAACGAAGCCTTTGCTTCCCAGGCCCTCGCCGTGGTGCGTGACCTGGAGCTGGACGAAGCCAAGGTCAACCCCAACGGTTCCGGCATCTCCCTGGGGCACCCCATCGGTGCCACCGGCGCCATCCTTACCGTGAAATCTGTCTACGAGCTGCAGCGCACCGGCGGCCGCTACGCCGTGGTGAGCATGTGCATCGGTGGCGGTCAGGGCATCGCCGCCCTGTTCGAGCGGCTCTAA
- a CDS encoding exodeoxyribonuclease III, which translates to MKVTSINVNGIRAAARKGMFEWLAKERPDVVCLQEIKAQEEQLTDALFYPEGYHHHFHSAERKGYSGVAIYSRREPDEVIVGLGWPDVDAEGRYLEARFGNLSVISLYVQSGSSSEERQAVKFDFMARFMAHLREIKASGRDYIICGDWNIAHKEIDLKNWRGNRKNSGFLPEERAWMDRLFGEEGFHDAFRLVNQEEDQYTWWSNRGQAWAKNVGWRIDYHVITPGLKDRVLSADIYTAERFSDHAPLTLVYDYPAWAAE; encoded by the coding sequence ATGAAAGTCACCTCCATCAATGTCAACGGCATACGCGCCGCGGCCCGAAAGGGCATGTTCGAGTGGCTGGCGAAGGAGCGCCCGGACGTGGTGTGCCTGCAGGAAATCAAGGCCCAGGAAGAGCAGCTCACCGATGCGTTGTTCTACCCCGAGGGCTATCACCACCATTTCCATTCCGCCGAAAGGAAAGGCTATAGCGGCGTGGCGATCTACAGCCGGCGCGAGCCCGATGAGGTCATCGTGGGGCTGGGTTGGCCGGATGTGGACGCGGAAGGGCGGTATCTGGAAGCGCGCTTTGGCAATCTGTCGGTGATCTCGCTGTACGTGCAGTCGGGCTCGTCCAGCGAGGAGCGCCAGGCGGTGAAGTTCGACTTCATGGCGCGTTTCATGGCGCACCTGCGAGAGATCAAGGCCTCGGGGCGAGACTACATTATCTGCGGCGACTGGAACATCGCCCACAAGGAAATCGACCTGAAGAACTGGCGGGGCAACCGCAAGAACTCGGGTTTTCTCCCCGAGGAGCGGGCCTGGATGGATCGGCTGTTCGGCGAGGAGGGCTTCCACGACGCCTTCCGCCTGGTGAACCAGGAAGAGGATCAGTACACCTGGTGGTCAAACCGCGGCCAGGCCTGGGCGAAGAACGTGGGCTGGCGTATCGATTACCACGTGATCACGCCGGGGTTGAAGGACCGGGTGTTGAGCGCGGATATCTACACCGCCGAGCGCTTCTCGGACCATGCACCACTGACCCTGGTATATGACTATCCGGCTTGGGCCGCGGAATAG
- a CDS encoding methyl-accepting chemotaxis protein, with amino-acid sequence MNTLLARAGIAGKILLAPVVILVLLLMIGLVSQGQISQLNERVTRLAKEEAPKTGEAAEMLFNLYRQRLRLQEYVLTANAEELDQFRQLANRLREEIRQAQQHFSNPAQLDRLEKFSTLQQRYVQSMDQDVAPSVQERERVLREVLDVSGIQAANSLEELTVSFYESYSVNNAYNTGRANHHLMLARLYSQRYFATHNPDHIDRVHDELAEMENFLGKLELVDQLDQEANAKLQAARLAAQTFRDGFDRLVKATQTLGEALERRMNPTGVEMGALVADMQKQVFQELVRESDSATEASNSAQRNITLLLIGAIVLGALLAWLITRSIVRPMRRADILVTDLLSEIEAGRGDLTVRLPAHDRDEFGRLSLSINRFLQTLQALVSNISRESAQLAAAAEELSAVTRQTSDGVKTQQSEVDQVATAMNEMTATAHEIARNAAGAAEAAGDADGAAKQGAQLVERTVAAIHTLAAEVQEESKLAARLQADSDNIGTVLEVISGVAEQTNLLALNAAIEAARAGEQGRGFAVVADEVRTLASRTQESTEEIRTIIERLQDGARHVAQSLQRCGHSAAETEEQASEAGEGLGSITQKVTVINDMNSQIASAAEQQTATAEDINRSTVRVREVVDQTAAASAQLDTAAEELARMGSRLQDQVKGFKS; translated from the coding sequence GTGAACACACTCTTGGCCCGCGCCGGCATCGCCGGCAAGATCCTGCTCGCCCCCGTGGTGATTCTGGTGCTGTTGCTGATGATCGGCCTGGTCTCCCAAGGCCAGATCAGTCAACTCAACGAGCGAGTGACTCGACTGGCGAAAGAGGAAGCGCCCAAGACCGGTGAGGCGGCGGAGATGCTGTTCAACCTCTACCGCCAGCGCTTGCGCCTGCAGGAGTATGTCCTGACCGCCAACGCCGAGGAGCTTGATCAGTTTCGCCAACTGGCAAACCGCCTGCGCGAGGAGATCCGCCAGGCCCAGCAGCACTTCTCCAACCCGGCCCAACTCGACCGGCTGGAAAAGTTCAGCACGCTGCAGCAACGCTATGTGCAGAGCATGGACCAGGACGTCGCGCCCTCGGTGCAGGAACGGGAGCGTGTTTTGCGGGAGGTGCTGGACGTAAGTGGCATCCAGGCTGCGAACAGTCTGGAGGAGCTGACCGTCAGCTTTTACGAAAGCTACTCCGTGAACAATGCCTACAACACCGGCCGTGCGAACCATCATCTGATGCTCGCCCGACTGTACAGCCAGCGCTACTTCGCCACCCACAACCCGGACCACATCGACCGCGTGCATGATGAGCTGGCGGAAATGGAGAATTTCCTCGGCAAGCTGGAACTGGTCGACCAACTGGACCAGGAAGCCAACGCCAAGCTGCAGGCCGCGCGCCTCGCCGCCCAGACCTTCCGCGACGGCTTCGACCGGCTGGTGAAGGCCACCCAGACCCTGGGCGAGGCTTTGGAGCGACGCATGAACCCCACTGGCGTCGAGATGGGCGCCTTGGTCGCCGACATGCAAAAGCAAGTCTTCCAGGAACTGGTGCGCGAATCGGACAGCGCCACAGAGGCCTCCAACAGTGCACAACGGAATATCACCCTGTTGCTCATTGGCGCCATCGTGCTGGGCGCGCTGCTGGCCTGGCTGATTACCCGCAGCATCGTACGGCCCATGCGCCGGGCCGATATCCTGGTCACGGACCTGCTGAGCGAGATCGAGGCCGGGCGGGGCGACTTGACCGTGCGCCTGCCCGCCCATGACCGGGACGAGTTCGGGCGCCTGAGCCTGTCCATCAACCGCTTCCTGCAGACTCTTCAGGCCCTGGTGAGCAATATCAGCCGGGAAAGCGCCCAGCTGGCCGCCGCCGCGGAAGAGCTCAGTGCCGTGACCCGCCAGACCAGCGATGGCGTGAAGACCCAGCAAAGCGAGGTGGACCAGGTGGCCACGGCCATGAACGAGATGACCGCCACCGCCCACGAGATCGCCCGTAACGCCGCTGGTGCCGCCGAAGCCGCCGGTGACGCCGACGGCGCCGCCAAACAGGGCGCCCAGCTGGTCGAACGCACGGTCGCCGCCATCCATACCCTGGCTGCCGAGGTTCAGGAGGAGAGCAAACTCGCCGCCCGCCTGCAGGCGGACAGCGACAACATCGGCACCGTGCTGGAGGTAATCAGCGGGGTAGCCGAGCAAACCAATCTGCTCGCTCTGAACGCGGCCATCGAGGCGGCCCGCGCCGGCGAGCAGGGCCGCGGCTTCGCCGTGGTCGCCGACGAGGTGCGCACTCTGGCCAGCCGAACTCAGGAATCCACCGAGGAGATCCGCACCATCATCGAGCGTCTTCAGGACGGCGCACGCCACGTGGCACAGAGCCTGCAGCGCTGCGGGCACAGTGCGGCCGAGACCGAGGAGCAGGCCAGCGAAGCCGGCGAGGGGCTTGGCTCCATCACGCAGAAGGTCACGGTGATCAACGACATGAATTCGCAGATCGCCAGTGCTGCCGAACAGCAGACCGCCACCGCGGAGGACATCAACCGCAGCACCGTGCGGGTGCGGGAAGTGGTGGACCAGACCGCCGCCGCCTCGGCGCAGCTGGACACCGCCGCCGAGGAACTGGCGCGGATGGGCAGCCGCCTGCAGGATCAGGTGAAGGGGTTCAAGAGCTGA
- a CDS encoding glutathione S-transferase N-terminal domain-containing protein, with translation MQKPKHLALYNYYSCPFCMVVRDAIRQLGVDVENRDTLKNPAHKAELVEQGGRGTVPCLRIEHADGEVEWMYESAVIVDYLKRLAA, from the coding sequence ATGCAGAAACCGAAGCATCTGGCGCTCTACAACTACTATTCCTGCCCCTTCTGCATGGTGGTGCGCGACGCTATCCGCCAATTGGGCGTGGACGTGGAGAACCGGGACACCCTGAAGAACCCGGCGCACAAGGCCGAACTGGTGGAACAGGGCGGCCGCGGCACCGTGCCCTGCCTGCGCATCGAGCATGCCGATGGCGAAGTGGAGTGGATGTACGAATCCGCGGTGATCGTGGACTACTTGAAGCGACTCGCCGCCTGA
- the trxB gene encoding thioredoxin-disulfide reductase: MAETTHARLLILGSGPAGYTAAVYAARANLRPVLVTGLQMGGQLTTTTDVDNWPGDVEGLQGPALMDRMRAHAERFDTEIIFDQVHTVDLNQRPFRLEGDSGVYTCDALIIATGASAQYLGLPSEEAFQGRGVSACATCDGFFYRDQDVAVVGGGNTAVEEALYLSNIARSVTLIHRRDTLRAEKILQDKLFARAEEGKINLLWHHTLDEVLGDESGVTGARVKHAQSGETRELALTGVFIAIGHKPNTDIFAGQLDMADGYIKVKSGLQGNATATSVDGVFAAGDVMDHVYRQAITSAGSGCMAALDAERFLDQQD, encoded by the coding sequence ATGGCCGAGACCACACACGCACGCCTGTTGATTCTGGGCTCAGGCCCGGCCGGCTACACCGCCGCCGTCTACGCCGCCCGCGCCAACTTGCGCCCGGTGCTGGTTACCGGGCTGCAGATGGGCGGGCAGCTCACCACCACCACCGACGTGGACAACTGGCCCGGCGACGTGGAAGGCCTGCAGGGCCCGGCGCTGATGGATCGTATGCGCGCCCATGCCGAGCGCTTCGATACCGAGATCATCTTCGACCAGGTGCACACGGTGGACCTGAATCAGCGCCCCTTCCGCCTGGAAGGCGACAGCGGGGTGTACACCTGTGACGCACTGATCATCGCCACCGGCGCCAGCGCGCAGTACCTGGGCCTGCCCTCCGAGGAGGCTTTCCAGGGCCGGGGCGTGTCCGCCTGCGCCACCTGCGACGGTTTTTTCTACCGCGACCAGGACGTGGCCGTGGTGGGCGGCGGCAACACCGCCGTGGAGGAGGCGCTGTACCTGTCCAACATCGCCCGCAGCGTGACCCTGATCCACCGCCGCGACACCCTGCGCGCGGAGAAGATCCTCCAGGACAAGCTCTTCGCGCGGGCAGAGGAAGGCAAGATCAATCTGCTCTGGCACCATACCCTGGACGAGGTGCTGGGCGATGAATCCGGCGTGACCGGCGCGCGGGTCAAGCACGCGCAATCCGGCGAAACCCGGGAGCTGGCGCTCACCGGCGTCTTCATTGCCATCGGCCACAAGCCCAACACCGACATCTTCGCCGGGCAGCTGGACATGGCCGACGGCTACATCAAGGTAAAAAGCGGCCTGCAGGGCAACGCCACCGCAACCAGCGTGGATGGTGTGTTCGCCGCCGGCGATGTCATGGACCACGTCTACCGCCAGGCCATTACCTCGGCGGGCAGCGGCTGCATGGCGGCGCTGGACGCGGAACGCTTCCTGGACCAGCAGGACTGA
- a CDS encoding AmpG family muropeptide MFS transporter, whose amino-acid sequence MPSSPAPRASWREALTAYANRRVLAMLFLGFSAGLPLLLVFGTLSAWLREGGVERATIGYFSWVGTIYSIKVFWAPVVDRLRLPLLTGWLGKRRSWMLLAQGGIALGLMQLALLEPSTDVGLMALVALFIAFSSATQDIVIDAYRIEAVADELQAAMASTYQLGYRIAMLMAGAGALYIAEFSSWELSYTAMGLLMGVGMLTTLAVREPEHPRPPPAAAARGPLPWLRVAVVEPFVEFFQRNGRLALMILAFVAVYRISDITMGVMANAFYIDLGFSKADIANVSKAFGFVMSIAGMFLGGVLVARYGIMRPLVAGAILAAASNLMFVGLALAGQSMPWLAAAITVDNLAGGMAATVFIAYLSSLTHHAYTATQYALFSSLMLLVPKFIGGFSGLIVDGYGYVSFYLYSTALGLPAVLLAVYLSRTVPAPRRARPAGKTP is encoded by the coding sequence ATGCCCAGTTCGCCCGCCCCCCGCGCCTCCTGGCGCGAAGCCCTGACCGCCTACGCCAATCGCCGGGTGCTGGCCATGCTGTTCCTGGGCTTCTCGGCGGGGCTGCCCCTGCTGCTGGTGTTCGGCACCCTCTCGGCCTGGCTGCGCGAGGGGGGCGTGGAGCGGGCCACCATTGGTTACTTCAGCTGGGTGGGCACGATCTACTCCATCAAGGTGTTCTGGGCGCCGGTGGTGGACCGCCTGCGCCTGCCCCTGCTCACCGGCTGGCTGGGCAAGCGGCGCAGCTGGATGCTGCTGGCGCAGGGGGGTATCGCGCTCGGGCTCATGCAGCTGGCACTGCTGGAACCGTCCACCGATGTGGGCCTGATGGCGCTGGTGGCGCTGTTCATCGCCTTCAGCTCCGCCACCCAGGACATCGTCATCGACGCCTACCGCATCGAAGCGGTGGCCGACGAGCTGCAGGCGGCCATGGCCAGCACCTACCAGCTCGGTTACCGCATCGCCATGCTCATGGCCGGCGCCGGCGCACTGTATATCGCGGAGTTCAGCAGCTGGGAGCTGTCCTACACCGCCATGGGCCTGCTGATGGGCGTGGGCATGCTCACCACCCTGGCGGTGCGCGAACCCGAGCACCCCCGCCCGCCTCCCGCCGCCGCGGCCCGCGGCCCGCTGCCCTGGCTGCGGGTCGCGGTGGTGGAACCCTTCGTGGAGTTCTTTCAGCGCAATGGCCGGCTGGCGTTGATGATCCTCGCCTTCGTCGCCGTCTACCGCATCAGCGACATCACCATGGGCGTGATGGCCAACGCCTTCTACATCGACCTGGGCTTCTCCAAGGCCGACATCGCCAACGTCAGCAAGGCCTTCGGCTTTGTCATGAGCATCGCCGGCATGTTCCTGGGCGGCGTACTGGTGGCCCGCTACGGCATCATGCGCCCCTTGGTCGCCGGCGCCATTCTTGCCGCCGCGTCCAACCTGATGTTCGTGGGCCTGGCCCTGGCGGGCCAAAGCATGCCCTGGTTGGCCGCGGCCATCACCGTCGACAACCTCGCCGGCGGCATGGCGGCGACGGTGTTCATCGCCTACCTTTCCAGCCTCACCCATCATGCCTACACCGCCACCCAGTACGCCCTGTTCAGCTCGTTGATGCTGCTGGTGCCGAAATTCATCGGCGGCTTTTCCGGGCTGATCGTGGACGGTTACGGTTATGTAAGCTTCTATCTGTACTCCACCGCGCTGGGGCTGCCCGCGGTACTGCTGGCGGTTTACCTGAGCCGCACAGTGCCGGCGCCGCGCAGGGCGCGCCCGGCAGGAAAAACCCCATAG
- a CDS encoding Rieske (2Fe-2S) protein, which translates to MQRLCALEELPENQGRGFEVAIGDERLALVLVRRGGWVYGYRNVCPHRGTSLDWMPDRFMDPEGEHLQCATHDARFRVEDGFCVSGPCAGAFLGGVELRLREGAVYLMG; encoded by the coding sequence ATGCAGCGATTGTGTGCGCTGGAAGAACTGCCGGAGAACCAGGGCAGGGGGTTCGAGGTGGCGATCGGCGACGAGCGGCTGGCGCTGGTGCTGGTGCGTCGTGGTGGGTGGGTGTACGGCTATCGCAACGTCTGCCCTCACCGGGGAACCAGCCTGGACTGGATGCCGGATCGTTTCATGGACCCGGAAGGCGAGCACCTGCAATGCGCCACCCATGATGCACGCTTTCGCGTGGAGGACGGCTTCTGCGTGAGCGGGCCCTGCGCGGGGGCGTTCCTGGGGGGCGTGGAGCTGCGGCTGCGCGAGGGCGCGGTGTATCTGATGGGCTGA
- a CDS encoding tetratricopeptide repeat protein: MQNNDMAWNDFYLARRLEWGQGMEPDVARAARLYRRAALRGLPEAQEALAFLYATGQGLVQDESMAAKWFGLAAEQGNCAAQHNLGVMYAEGRGVDRDPAQAVQWFHKAARNGSEVARDWLHDTRQSLREQLADAEQVRSTEG; this comes from the coding sequence ATGCAGAACAACGACATGGCCTGGAACGACTTCTACCTCGCTCGCCGCCTGGAATGGGGTCAGGGCATGGAACCCGATGTGGCGCGCGCCGCAAGGCTCTATCGGCGTGCGGCCCTGCGCGGGCTGCCAGAAGCCCAGGAAGCGCTGGCCTTCCTGTACGCTACCGGCCAGGGGCTGGTGCAGGATGAGAGCATGGCGGCGAAGTGGTTCGGTCTGGCCGCCGAGCAAGGCAACTGTGCCGCCCAGCACAACCTCGGGGTGATGTACGCCGAAGGCCGCGGGGTGGATCGCGACCCGGCACAGGCCGTCCAGTGGTTCCACAAGGCGGCGCGCAACGGCAGTGAAGTGGCTCGGGATTGGCTGCATGACACCCGCCAGTCATTGCGCGAACAGCTCGCCGACGCCGAGCAGGTCCGCTCCACCGAAGGCTGA
- a CDS encoding potassium channel family protein, with product MKLSDAPDTPRPSVIPLVLRRMRAPLLLLIGAYTLAITGFVLIPGQTPAGEPWRMDFLHALYFVSYTATTIGFGELPHEFTRLQRLWALGTLYSCVIGWFYALGSIIALMQEPGFRRALARNQFRRTVSRLREPFYLVCGYGDTGSLLVRAISERGRRCVVIERCQGPLDALSLEDLPLFVPGLRADAQHAESLMDAGLSHDYCAGVLAVTDDDHANLQIALTAKLLGQGLRVISRAHTSAAEENLASFGTDHVINPHHSLADTLAMGIPLPAFHAVYNALTGVPEQPLPQAIEPPGGRWILCGYGAFGEALAQRLRELGLETVIVDTQAAGRPQPLVTGRGTEAHTLREAGIGEASALVAATEDDADNLSILMTARQENPDIFLVGLQRERANHAIYQAAPADLILEASRVMARSMLSRLVAPLLPAFLSWLREQPPQAVEELAERLRRLNEGRVPHLWSVRLTERETPALNEAFARGEALRLDTLLRSPGNREHHLACQVLLVQREGDLAALPGGDWCLAPGDRLLLCGSRFARGRLNWSLCNHNALAYLLSGEQRPSGLVWRYLAKRRARRSV from the coding sequence ATGAAGCTCTCCGACGCCCCGGACACCCCGCGCCCCAGCGTCATCCCGCTGGTGCTGCGGCGCATGCGCGCGCCGCTGCTGCTGCTGATCGGCGCCTACACGCTGGCCATCACCGGCTTCGTGCTGATCCCCGGCCAAACGCCGGCGGGCGAGCCCTGGCGCATGGATTTTCTGCACGCGCTGTACTTTGTCAGCTACACCGCCACCACCATCGGCTTTGGCGAACTGCCCCATGAGTTCACCCGGCTGCAACGGCTGTGGGCGCTGGGCACGCTGTACTCCTGCGTTATCGGCTGGTTCTATGCGCTGGGCAGCATTATCGCGCTGATGCAAGAGCCGGGCTTTCGCCGGGCGCTGGCGCGCAACCAGTTCCGCCGCACGGTGAGCCGCCTGCGCGAGCCCTTCTACCTGGTCTGCGGTTATGGCGATACCGGCAGCCTGCTGGTACGCGCCATCAGCGAGCGCGGACGGCGTTGCGTGGTGATAGAGCGGTGCCAGGGGCCGCTGGACGCACTGAGCCTGGAAGATCTACCCCTGTTCGTGCCTGGGTTGCGGGCCGACGCACAGCACGCCGAGAGCCTGATGGATGCGGGCCTGAGCCACGATTACTGCGCCGGCGTGCTGGCCGTCACCGACGATGATCATGCCAATTTGCAGATCGCCCTGACGGCGAAACTGCTGGGGCAGGGCCTGAGGGTGATCTCCCGCGCCCATACCTCGGCGGCGGAGGAGAATCTGGCGAGCTTCGGCACGGATCACGTGATCAACCCCCATCACAGCCTGGCCGATACCCTGGCCATGGGCATTCCGCTACCCGCCTTCCACGCGGTCTACAACGCCCTCACCGGTGTCCCGGAACAGCCGCTGCCTCAGGCCATCGAGCCGCCCGGCGGGCGCTGGATCCTGTGCGGCTATGGCGCGTTCGGCGAGGCGCTGGCGCAACGATTGCGCGAGCTGGGGCTGGAAACAGTGATCGTCGACACGCAAGCCGCTGGCCGCCCCCAACCCCTGGTCACCGGTCGCGGCACCGAGGCCCATACCCTGCGCGAGGCCGGTATCGGCGAGGCCAGCGCACTGGTGGCCGCCACCGAGGACGACGCCGACAACCTCTCCATTCTGATGACCGCGCGCCAGGAGAATCCCGACATCTTCCTGGTGGGGCTGCAGCGAGAGCGTGCCAACCACGCCATTTACCAAGCGGCCCCCGCGGACCTGATCCTGGAAGCCAGCCGAGTGATGGCGCGGAGCATGCTCAGCCGCCTGGTGGCCCCCTTGCTGCCGGCGTTCCTGAGCTGGCTGCGGGAGCAGCCGCCCCAGGCCGTAGAGGAGCTGGCCGAGCGGCTGCGCCGGCTCAACGAGGGCCGCGTGCCTCATCTGTGGAGTGTGCGGCTGACCGAGCGGGAAACCCCGGCGCTGAACGAGGCCTTCGCGCGGGGCGAGGCCCTGCGCCTGGACACCCTGCTGCGCTCACCCGGGAACCGCGAACATCATCTGGCCTGCCAGGTCCTGCTGGTGCAAAGAGAGGGGGATCTGGCTGCGCTGCCCGGCGGCGACTGGTGCCTGGCTCCGGGGGACAGGCTACTGCTGTGCGGCAGCCGCTTCGCCCGGGGGAGGCTGAACTGGAGCCTGTGCAATCACAACGCACTGGCCTACCTGCTGAGCGGCGAGCAGCGCCCCAGTGGGCTGGTGTGGCGATATCTGGCGAAGCGGCGGGCGAGGAGAAGCGTTTAA
- a CDS encoding DUF6394 family protein: MNLEKVIFGFFILLALTLNFGFFLGDMDNPAHHNAYELFAALVVSLVATVLKFGERTQIGAILLASSLVADLQLITAAIIWGVAVHGLEIGLTPAVMASIVSLSGGALLANLTSVVLLLVETTSLHR; the protein is encoded by the coding sequence ATGAACCTGGAAAAGGTGATCTTCGGTTTCTTCATCCTGCTCGCCCTGACACTGAACTTCGGCTTCTTTCTCGGCGACATGGACAACCCCGCTCACCACAATGCCTACGAGCTGTTCGCCGCCCTGGTGGTGAGCCTGGTCGCGACGGTGCTCAAATTCGGCGAGCGCACCCAGATCGGCGCGATACTGCTCGCCTCCAGCCTGGTGGCGGACCTGCAGCTGATCACCGCGGCGATCATCTGGGGGGTGGCGGTCCATGGGCTGGAGATCGGCCTGACACCCGCGGTGATGGCGAGCATCGTCTCGCTGTCCGGCGGCGCCCTGCTCGCCAACCTCACCTCGGTGGTTCTGCTGCTGGTGGAAACCACCAGCCTGCACCGCTGA
- a CDS encoding response regulator: MARTINTVLVVDDSRLARIALSKQLKKRELAVDMAGDGSEALVKLRESQPDLVFMDFMMPDMDGFEAVRQLRELPNCAQLPVVMYTSQDTPEDRARGADLGVIGFLIKPSSEERLNEILRRVVEGSPEAVPDMAAPAAPTAAVPAEAAAPPTPAASSEPVAQTEAPAPVPAEIPWDDIRRIAREAAEQSAAEQLAAARRGWEELSGRISKQARDDAEQAVRAVAGPLAEQAAGQLLEERQGPLREELRQAWTADAEQLSRAAAEAMAAQLRAERPPQPDEQQLEQRLSGLIQEKALPQLQQPVVEMTRSVARDTAAEAARETLAGLREELEQTLRKAAVEAAVEAAVEAAVEAARQTAREEAADVAAAQPARSGGLIAGAILVAGALVAAAVVLVL; this comes from the coding sequence ATGGCCCGCACGATCAACACGGTCCTGGTGGTGGACGATTCCCGGCTGGCGCGGATCGCGCTCAGCAAGCAGCTGAAGAAGCGCGAGCTGGCCGTGGACATGGCTGGTGACGGCAGCGAGGCGCTGGTGAAGCTGCGCGAGTCCCAGCCGGATCTGGTGTTCATGGATTTCATGATGCCGGACATGGACGGTTTCGAGGCGGTGCGCCAGCTGCGGGAATTGCCCAATTGCGCCCAGTTGCCGGTGGTGATGTACACCTCTCAGGACACCCCTGAGGATCGCGCCAGGGGCGCCGACCTGGGTGTGATCGGTTTCCTGATCAAGCCCAGTAGCGAAGAGCGCTTGAATGAGATCCTGCGGCGGGTGGTGGAAGGGTCGCCGGAGGCCGTGCCCGATATGGCTGCACCCGCGGCGCCCACTGCCGCCGTTCCGGCCGAAGCGGCGGCGCCCCCGACGCCTGCGGCAAGCAGCGAACCGGTCGCGCAGACCGAGGCGCCGGCACCAGTGCCGGCCGAAATCCCCTGGGACGATATCCGCCGCATTGCCCGCGAGGCCGCCGAACAGAGTGCCGCCGAGCAGCTGGCCGCGGCGCGCCGTGGCTGGGAGGAGCTGAGCGGACGGATCAGCAAGCAGGCCCGGGATGACGCCGAGCAGGCGGTGCGAGCCGTGGCCGGGCCGCTGGCGGAGCAGGCCGCCGGACAGCTCTTGGAGGAGCGCCAGGGTCCGCTGCGGGAAGAACTGCGCCAAGCCTGGACCGCCGATGCCGAGCAGCTATCCCGTGCCGCCGCCGAGGCCATGGCCGCGCAACTGCGTGCCGAGCGCCCCCCGCAGCCCGACGAGCAGCAACTGGAGCAGCGCCTGAGTGGGCTGATTCAAGAGAAGGCCCTGCCGCAACTGCAGCAGCCGGTGGTGGAGATGACCCGCAGCGTGGCGCGGGATACCGCCGCCGAAGCCGCGCGGGAAACTCTGGCCGGTTTGCGCGAAGAGTTGGAGCAAACCCTGCGGAAAGCCGCCGTGGAAGCCGCCGTGGAAGCCGCCGTGGAAGCCGCCGTGGAAGCCGCCCGCCAGACGGCGCGGGAAGAGGCGGCCGACGTCGCGGCAGCGCAGCCGGCGCGCAGTGGTGGCTTGATCGCCGGCGCGATCCTGGTGGCCGGCGCATTGGTGGCCGCGGCGGTGGTTCTGGTCCTGTAG